The sequence CACCACCAAGGATGGAGAGCAGTCGGTCTGGACCAGAGGCCGGGCAATCTGGAACCACCAGGATGCTCTCAGAGGCAAGAATGAGCCACTCCACACCATTACCATGAATGTGGTAAAGACAGAAACCGTCTATGATGATTTCCCACAGACCCACTAAGATGAAAAGTAAATGATTAAAGAAGGTAGGTTTGGAGATCCTTTTGAACCGTGATCCTTTATCTTCTATTTACAGAGATAAAAGTACACCCCCAAATGGTTAATATTTAAGCACATCAATATTTACAGCCCTCCTTTTAGGAGAGGAAAGCCACTCTGGCAGAGCCAGTGTGACCCACCCGCGATGATCCCCCCAGTGCTCATCTTGCTGTCGTGTTTCCTCTGCCACGTTGCTATTGCAGGACGAAGTAAGTACGCAcggcttttggaaaaaaaaaaatccaatcctgggcttccccggtgacactagtggtaaagaacctgcctgccagtgcaggagacgtgggactgatccctgggtcgggaagatcccctggagaaggaaatggaacccgctccagccttcttgcctgggaaatcccatggacagaggagcctggtgggctacagtccaagcagtcaagaagagtgggacatgactgagcgcataCCCAACCCTCCGGTAAATGCCGGGGGCCCACAGGGATTAGCTAAATTCTCTTTAGGGTGGATGCTGTGGAGACTGGATTGGTGCTTATTGTTTGATGGAGCCATGCTTAAACTCCTCGGCAAGACACTTAGCTCCTTTAAGCCTCAGTATCCTGGCCTGTGAAATGGGGATCACACATCTAACCTCTTTTAAAAGCTGGTGAGGAGATTAGCTGGGGTACGGCATATGTCAAGTATTTGGAGCAAAACTCAGTGTAAGTCTTTTGGTAGCattaaatgtttttcatttgtgtGGGCCAGCTAAACTTAAAAAGGCAAATATGGGTTTCTCAACCAACTGCTTTGTGCTCTGTTTCAGCCTGCCCCAAGCCAGATGAGGTACCATTTTCCGTGGTGGTTCCACTGAAACGGTCCTATGAGCCTGGGGAGCAGATAGTGTTCTCCTGCCAGCTGGGTTACGTGCCCCGGGGGGGGATCCGGCGGTTTACGTGCCCGCTCACAGGACTCTGGCCCATCAACACGCTGAAATGCATACGTAAGTCAGCCTCCTTCCACACAGTCTCCGCTCATTCAGATCCTGCACGTGGCGGGGAGGTGACCGACCTTGTCCCGCTCCGGGTGCAGAAGGCCAGCAGAgctgcggggcggggcgcggtggGGAAACACAGGGCCTGCGGCGGTGGGGGTGGGTTTCATGGGAGGAGAGGCTGCGGGCAGTCAGTGCTGTTTGCTGGAAGCCGGGAGGGGAGGGCGGCAGAGGCTGAGCTGCTTAGAcgacatcactgactcggtggacgcgaatctgagcaaattccgggagactggtggacagcggagcctggcgagCGGCAGCCCACGGGGCCACAAAAGGTCGAGTGGGAATCAGCCACAACAACTGGAATCAGCTAGGGGAGACTTTAAAAAGGGACTTGGTATGATAAAAGGAGAGGGAAGCACTGCAGATGTGAAAAGAGAAGTGGATATGATATCACAAATTATATTTCTAATAAAATACAAACATTATATTAAATCAACACCATGCATAATATGTAGAATATTATGCATAATATATAGaatattatggggcttcccaggtggctcagtggtaaagaatccaccggccaatacaggagactcaggagatacaggttcgatccccgggtcaggaagattccccggagaaagaaatggcaacccactccaatatccttgcctgagaaatctcgtggacagaggagcctggcgggctgcagtccatggggacaaaaAGGGTAGATAGAACactgctgagtgactaaacaaccgcAACAGAGTAAACATTTAGACTGTTCGATTTTTGTCATTATAACTAACAGCTCTAATGTGCAGGGGCCTCCCTGGCgggccagtggttcagactctgcgcttccacttcagggggcatgggttctctccctggtttgggaactaagatcctgcatgctgcatgcccccccccccaaccaaaacaaacaaaaaaccaaaaagtaaTAATACAATGGACTCCATAGTACATGTGTCATTTAGGTTATTCTGAGTTAACTTCTGAGAATAGTTATCAGTAGAGTCACTGGATCAAAAGATAGAAATGAGTTTAAACACTTTTATTTTAACAGGAAATTCTGTAACTAGAAGTTGATGCTTTTATCTTTAAATCACAGCCAGAGTATGTCCTTTTGCTGGGATCTTAGAAAATGGAACAGTACGCTACACAACGTTTGAATATCCCAACACGATCAGCTTTTCCTGCCACACCGGGTAAGGACTTTTGGCTCACAGAGGTTGTGCGTTCCTGCTCCCTTAAGCTGAACATCAAGGCTGGCCCCTGTTTTCTTTCTAGTCTTTAGGCTGGACTTGCTGAATATGGATCACTGAATAAAAATCCACAGTGGAGTTGGAGTGGGGTGGAGAATACAGCAGTTGGTAAAATACAAAATCGATGCTCTATCTAATTTTTCTGCACCTGATTATCTACTCATACGAGGAGTACATTGAAATTATTGAAGCTGGGTGATAATTCTTTATAATCTCTGGGCCAAATCTTGGCTTGGGGTTAAAGTATTTTAGCAGTCAGACTTGGGCTTTAGGCTAATTTAGTGGACTGTGACCTaggttcactggtaaagaatctgcctgctaatgcaggagacgtgggttcgatccctggggttgagaaatcccttggagaaggacatggcagccctccccagtaatcttgtctgggaaatgccatagacagaggaagctggtgggctagagtccatggggtcgcagagagtcggacacaactgagcgcctgaGCACGAAGTAGAGGAGAATTCTGTGGAGAAGGCTGAGGGTGATGGAGCAGAAACGGCCTCCTCCTCACCAGGACTGCCTCCCCAGGAAGAAAGCGTGTCCGGAGGGGCACCCGGCTGGTCCTCCTCACGAGCGAACACCACGGGTGACCCAGGCAACAGCCCGCTGGCCTCAGGTCGGGCAAAAGTTCACCGAGGATCCTTGTTTGTGACGGGAGATCAAGAAATACTGTGTGTGAAAGAGAAATGCAGTCCTTTCAACTGAAAGGCCAACTTATTAGTAGGTTCTTGATGCGTGACCTTGAAGACATTGTCTTCAAGGACAATGGCACGTTTGTAGTGTTGATAGGCTGCAATGACAGCCCAAATTGTCACACATTTGGGCCAGCAGGCTCTCAGAAAATGAGGATTGGAGGTGACTCAGTATGATTCACTTTTGTGACCCCCGAAAAAGAGGTGTCTTGGATTGGAAGCCGTTACCCTGACCAGCTGGTTGGAGACCAGGGGTCTGTGGACTGGAGGCAGGGGGGGGCCTCCACACCCAGTGGTGATGGAACCCTTGCATGCTTCAGCAATTGCCCTGCAGCcccaggctgggaggcttgctgagCCTCAGAGGAATTTAAGCCTCtgaggaaaacagtatggaaagaTGGAAAAGAAGCCAGTAGCATTTGTCTGCAGCACAGcttgatgggaaaaaaatttgAGGTGCCGGGGGTGGATGACTCTGTAACTTAATGGGTTCAATTTTCCCTCTGCAGGTTTTATCTGAAAGGAGCTAGTTCTGCGAAATGCACTGAGGAAGGGAAGTGGAGCCCAGACATTCCCGTCTGTGCCCGTGAGTCCCCGGGCCCAGCTCTAGGAGGGTGACCGCTTGATTGGCCTGGGACGTCCCTGGTTTTACCCATGCAGGACCTGCACCCTAAACCCCTCAGTCCCAGCTCCCTAAGATGGTCGCTCACCCGTTTTGGGACTGCTCATCCTGACGTCTTCTCAAAATGATTTTACTGATTGAttttttgtggctgtgctgggccttggtTGTTGCGTGGGCCTCtcgttgcggcgagtgggggctcctctctggtgGCGGTCCGCAGGCTTCGTTTGCAGGGGCTTCTGTCTAGACCACAGGCTGCTGGGCGCACCGGCTTCATTGCCCCTCGGCACGTGGGAGCTTCCTGGATCGGGGgtcgaacccgtgccccctgcattgccaggtggactctttaccaagaagccaccggggaagccccatcctTGTTTCTTACTCTGGAAGATGAAGCAGCCCCTTTGGAGTGACACACCCCAACCCTAGCTTTGAAGCTCTAGATCACTTGGGTCAGGATGACAGCCCACTTCTGAGTCCCCGCCTGAAGCTACTTGTGCAGGCTCCACACAGAGAGAACACAAAAGCAGGAGGTATTCAGCGGGAGCAAACAAACCTAGCACCAAGGTGTCACTCAGATGTCACTGACTTCTTGTCATCAGCAGCTATTGCAGGATGCTGGCTCGCTGAGGTCCTTCACCAATTCTGACTCCGAGAAATGTCTTCAGGGTAGCGTTTCGTTCCAAGACGTTTGGTCACCTAAGCAACACGGTCTTCTAACAGGCAAATCAGTGATGGCAAAACTTAAATTcccttcatttttcagttttctgattgGCTCAGACATCTGATTTTCCCATCACATTTTCTTCCCTGGCTTCTCCAATGGACTGTGGTTACCCTGGCATTTGATCAAATTTTGCATTATCTCAAGTTAATCTTtggattttttcctttctgtaaagAGTATTTTGCTTAAAAATGACTCAACTATTTTCATTCAAATggcagttctttcttttttcagctataaCCTGCCCTCCACCACCCACACCCAGGTTTGCAAAACTCAGCGTTTATAAGCCGTTGGCTGGGAACAACTCCTTCTATGGCAGCAAGGCAGTCTTTGAGTGCTTGCCACACCATGCGATGTTTGGAAGCGACACCGTTACCTGCACGGAACATGGGAACTGGACGCAATTGCCAGAATGCAGGGGTAAGTGCGATGATACGGCAAAGCAGTCATGGGAGTGCAGGGTCTCTCTGCTGAAGAGGACTGCAGATTCCACTCTCCCGGAGGGTTCTGAATGGCCTTGCTTACCGTGGCCGCTGCTCTGTGCCTGGGGCTGAGGGTACCGGGTAACGGAGACCTGGCTCCTGGCTCAGGGTGATGAGAGGAGGCGCGGTGGATAGTCTGGAGCAGCCTGGGAGAGCTCGTGGGAGGCGGACATGCGGGTGGAGTGGGGAACAGTGCAGGCATGCCGCAGGAAGCgggggagctggggaggggacagggaagAACAGGGCGTGAGCATGGACTGCTGAATGTCACAGTGAGGTTGCTGAAGAGACGCCTGGATTAAACTGGGAAGTCCAAAgagatcagggcttccctggtggctcagcggtaaagaatccgcctgcaatgcaggagacctgggctcaatccctggtcgggatccctggagaaggaaacggcaacccactccagtattcttgcctgcgaaatcccatggacagaggaacctggcgggctacagtccatggggttgcaaagagtcagacatgagtgagtagCTAAAGCTTTCACTTAACTTTTGAGAGATTTAAGGTGGAAAACTGGGTTGCAGTCAGATCGATATAAGCTTTTGTAGTTTTTACCTAAATTTAAGAATCACAagaatattcaattaaaaaatatatatgaaaatgctcTCTCCTTTAATTGGACTCATCattgctatatttatttatttattgaccatGTGGCAAGTGGGATATTCCCCAATCAAAGATCggacccatgcctcctgcagtgggagcatggagtcttaaccactgggccatcagggaagtcccattactATCTGTGAATTTGTCCACTGCATAATGAGTAGGCAGATTATAGAATTTATCATGCATTCGAGGAGTGACGCTAAAGTCTGTTACCTTCTCCCATAGTGGATAGTACAGACGTCTGCTGAATGATTTCAACAAAGTACTTTTTAGCATAGGGGAGCTCGTGCTACACCTAACACCTAGCACCTTTTGGGGGACTTAACTCATATTTATGCAtatgtcatctcatttaattctcctaaTTAGTGGATTCTTCGtggctctttttttcttcttattttcagcTGTTTACATTGATATGTCAGCCATCAGCATGTTGTGACacgctctctctttctttctatagACATG comes from Muntiacus reevesi chromosome 18, mMunRee1.1, whole genome shotgun sequence and encodes:
- the APOH gene encoding beta-2-glycoprotein 1, encoding MIPPVLILLSCFLCHVAIAGRTCPKPDEVPFSVVVPLKRSYEPGEQIVFSCQLGYVPRGGIRRFTCPLTGLWPINTLKCIPRVCPFAGILENGTVRYTTFEYPNTISFSCHTGFYLKGASSAKCTEEGKWSPDIPVCAPITCPPPPTPRFAKLSVYKPLAGNNSFYGSKAVFECLPHHAMFGSDTVTCTEHGNWTQLPECREVKCPFPSRPDNGFVNYPANPVLYYKDTATFGCHETYSLDGPEEVECSKFGNWSAQPSCKASCKLSVKKATVIYEGERVAIQSKFKNGMLHGQKISFFCKNKEKKCSYTEDAQCVDGTVEIPKCFKEHSSFAFWKTDASDVKPC